A region from the Aquimarina sp. ERC-38 genome encodes:
- a CDS encoding OmpA family protein — protein sequence MIKGKFKLFNSVKLWCILFVGMLPLGMYAQVEVPLLQRTQLTIKGDLTFVSNTILGKVSHDDGTQVFDPNKSYNDGGLNNQFKMGFIDIDKDPSTFNSSSADLIINSKCAKIKYVGLYWTASYADQPRSQKINELKIKYPGSSTYSLITDGLIIHDYKDDPASVFKQYSCYKDITQEVLNLPESTGTYTVANIAASTTASNPDPEVGNGLAAGWTMVVIYEDISLPQKRFYVYDGYVNIDANADPVAFSFDNFQTIPKGAVHGKIGVISYEGDKGIRGDRFQIYSEVAEKFKNLSDISNPVNNFFNANITENGRNVNTRNPASYNTLGYDADLFEIKNPNNSIIGNNQSRSTFKLLTDNDGYSVLAVAFSVEIYEPSLQIIKLSRHENKELIFPDDILKPKQKISYKLTIKNEGNDHAENTIIKDQLPEHVILLEESIQLPSKKVKYIFNAKDRTISFIIPNKYVKIDSEAFTINYDVLVDTSCELLAETGEVFIKDQLVTAEFNGSFNDTKRFATGYNYFNECKLPDYYPFNLAVDMSELQCPFVPADMVTNTTEIGKLNQEKGDENTSRFTESTGGTIKKDGINKNSDLEKGAPLQPEGTVTKTINDLIELNEIYFEFDKWEITKRAEVELQKVVDLMVNRYPDMIIKIETHSDSRGNEYYNLLLSQRRAESIYNYLVSKNISSNRIISYVGFGETKPVNNCGNDKNCSEEEYRKNRRSNFVIM from the coding sequence GTGATAAAGGGAAAATTTAAATTATTTAATAGTGTAAAACTATGGTGCATCCTATTCGTAGGTATGTTGCCCTTAGGGATGTACGCACAGGTAGAAGTACCGTTACTACAACGTACCCAGCTTACCATAAAAGGGGATCTTACTTTTGTCTCAAACACCATTTTAGGTAAAGTAAGTCATGACGACGGAACTCAGGTGTTTGACCCAAACAAAAGCTATAATGACGGCGGACTAAATAATCAGTTTAAAATGGGTTTTATTGATATTGATAAAGATCCTAGCACCTTTAATTCCAGTAGCGCAGACCTAATCATTAATTCAAAATGTGCTAAAATTAAATATGTAGGATTGTATTGGACCGCCTCTTATGCCGACCAACCCCGTTCTCAAAAAATTAACGAATTAAAAATAAAGTATCCGGGTAGTAGTACCTATTCGCTTATCACCGATGGTCTGATCATACACGATTATAAAGACGACCCTGCTTCTGTTTTCAAACAGTATTCCTGTTATAAAGATATTACACAAGAAGTATTAAACCTTCCGGAAAGTACCGGTACTTATACGGTGGCTAATATTGCCGCTTCAACTACCGCTAGCAACCCTGATCCGGAGGTAGGCAACGGCCTTGCGGCAGGTTGGACTATGGTGGTGATTTATGAAGATATATCGTTACCACAAAAACGTTTCTACGTATACGACGGGTATGTAAATATTGATGCGAATGCTGATCCGGTAGCGTTTTCTTTTGATAATTTTCAAACTATTCCTAAAGGGGCGGTACACGGTAAAATCGGAGTGATTTCTTACGAAGGTGATAAGGGTATTCGGGGAGATCGTTTCCAAATTTATTCTGAAGTAGCTGAAAAATTTAAAAACCTTTCTGACATCAGTAACCCGGTAAACAACTTTTTTAATGCGAATATTACTGAAAATGGTAGAAATGTAAATACTCGTAATCCTGCAAGTTATAACACCCTGGGTTATGATGCCGATTTGTTTGAAATTAAAAACCCTAATAATAGCATCATAGGAAATAACCAATCTCGTTCTACTTTTAAATTGTTAACGGATAATGACGGATATTCTGTACTTGCAGTTGCCTTTAGTGTTGAAATTTACGAACCTTCTCTCCAAATTATAAAGTTATCTCGACATGAAAATAAAGAATTGATTTTTCCCGATGATATACTAAAACCAAAACAAAAGATTTCATATAAGCTTACTATCAAAAATGAAGGGAATGACCATGCGGAGAATACTATTATAAAAGATCAACTACCAGAACACGTCATATTGTTAGAAGAGAGTATACAGTTACCTTCTAAAAAGGTAAAGTACATATTTAATGCTAAAGACCGTACCATCTCCTTTATAATTCCAAATAAATATGTTAAAATAGATAGTGAAGCCTTTACCATCAATTATGATGTATTAGTTGATACTTCTTGCGAACTACTTGCTGAAACCGGAGAAGTATTTATTAAAGATCAGTTGGTTACCGCTGAGTTTAATGGTTCATTTAATGATACTAAAAGATTTGCAACCGGTTATAATTATTTTAACGAATGTAAATTACCGGACTATTATCCATTTAATTTGGCTGTTGATATGTCAGAATTACAATGTCCGTTTGTACCGGCGGATATGGTTACTAATACAACTGAAATTGGTAAATTAAATCAGGAAAAAGGCGACGAAAATACTTCTCGTTTTACCGAAAGTACCGGTGGTACTATTAAAAAAGACGGTATTAATAAAAATTCGGATTTAGAAAAGGGGGCACCACTACAACCAGAAGGTACGGTAACCAAAACGATTAATGATTTAATCGAATTAAACGAAATTTATTTTGAGTTTGATAAATGGGAGATTACGAAACGTGCCGAAGTTGAATTACAAAAAGTAGTAGATCTTATGGTCAATCGGTATCCGGATATGATTATTAAAATCGAAACGCATTCGGATAGTAGAGGTAATGAATATTACAACCTACTCTTATCTCAACGCAGGGCCGAGTCAATTTACAACTATTTAGTAAGTAAAAATATTAGTAGCAACCGAATCATTTCATACGTAGGTTTTGGGGAAACAAAACCGGTTAATAATTGTGGAAATGATAAAAATTGTTCAGAAGAAGAATACCGTAAAAATAGAAGATCTAACTTCGTGATCATGTAA
- the pdxH gene encoding pyridoxamine 5'-phosphate oxidase yields the protein MAKDLADYRKSYDKNELVETQLPNNPFELFEQWFNEVEAEGGVEEANAMTVASIGADGYPKARIVLLKHFDQDGFVFYTNYTSEKGKAILQNNKVCLSFFWPNLERQVIIRGEAAKVSEEQSTTYFHSRPRGSQLGAWASDQSSVIPSREVLEKELKALEDKYKEQPIPKPDFWGGIRIAPVTFEFWQGRPNRLHDRILFVPEKDQEKLHWKTKRLAP from the coding sequence ATGGCTAAAGATTTAGCAGATTATAGAAAATCATACGATAAAAATGAGTTGGTGGAAACTCAATTACCCAATAATCCATTTGAATTATTCGAACAATGGTTTAATGAAGTAGAAGCGGAGGGAGGTGTCGAAGAGGCAAATGCGATGACGGTCGCAAGTATAGGAGCGGACGGGTATCCTAAAGCCCGGATTGTTTTACTAAAACATTTTGACCAGGACGGATTTGTGTTTTATACCAACTATACTTCTGAAAAAGGCAAGGCAATTCTTCAAAATAATAAAGTATGCCTTTCATTTTTCTGGCCTAACCTGGAACGGCAGGTTATTATTAGAGGGGAAGCAGCTAAAGTTTCAGAAGAGCAAAGTACTACTTATTTTCACAGTCGTCCTAGGGGAAGTCAATTGGGAGCATGGGCATCTGATCAAAGTAGTGTAATTCCGTCCAGGGAGGTTTTAGAAAAAGAGTTGAAAGCTCTGGAAGATAAATATAAAGAACAACCTATTCCTAAACCGGACTTTTGGGGAGGTATTAGAATTGCTCCGGTGACTTTTGAATTCTGGCAGGGACGTCCTAACCGTTTACACGATCGAATATTATTTGTACCGGAAAAGGATCAGGAAAAATTACATTGGAAAACGAAAAGATTGGCGCCTTAA
- a CDS encoding ribonuclease Z — protein MKLTILGCYSATPRTFTNPTSQVLEINDRILLIDCGEGTQVQLRKNKVRFSRINHIFISHLHGDHFFGLPGLVATFQMLNRENPLYIYGPKGIKEAITLLLKLSNSWTAYPLHFYELTKKEPELIFEDEKIEVTTIPLQHRIYCNGFLIKEKPGDRKLIISKALNYNIDVSLFKSIKKGKDVPGPDGKLIDNKELTEDPAPVKSYAFCSDTRYDERKLDQIKKVTALYHESTFLEKNKDLCEYTGHSSAKQAATIAKLAEVEHLILGHYSTRYKDISLFKEEAQTIFKNSDVADDGKVFEF, from the coding sequence TTGAAATTAACTATTTTAGGTTGCTACTCAGCAACACCCCGGACTTTTACGAATCCCACTTCACAGGTGCTGGAAATAAATGATCGTATCTTATTGATTGATTGTGGCGAAGGTACTCAAGTACAACTCAGGAAAAATAAAGTCCGTTTTTCACGAATTAACCATATTTTTATTTCTCATTTACATGGGGATCATTTCTTTGGCCTGCCCGGACTTGTAGCTACTTTCCAAATGTTAAACCGGGAGAACCCCCTTTATATTTATGGCCCTAAAGGAATTAAGGAAGCAATTACTTTGCTCCTTAAATTATCTAACTCCTGGACAGCTTATCCTTTGCACTTTTATGAATTGACTAAAAAAGAACCGGAACTTATCTTTGAAGATGAAAAAATAGAAGTCACCACAATTCCATTGCAACATCGGATATATTGTAATGGTTTTTTAATTAAAGAAAAACCGGGGGATCGTAAACTGATTATTAGTAAAGCCTTAAATTATAATATTGACGTTAGTTTGTTTAAATCCATTAAAAAAGGAAAAGATGTCCCTGGGCCTGACGGAAAATTAATTGATAATAAAGAACTAACCGAAGACCCAGCTCCCGTTAAGAGTTATGCTTTTTGCAGTGACACCCGTTATGATGAACGCAAGCTAGATCAGATCAAGAAGGTTACGGCTCTTTACCATGAATCCACTTTTTTAGAAAAAAATAAAGATTTATGTGAGTATACCGGACATAGTTCAGCAAAGCAAGCTGCGACTATTGCCAAATTAGCTGAGGTAGAACATTTAATCTTAGGGCATTATTCTACTCGGTATAAAGATATTTCTTTATTTAAAGAAGAAGCACAAACCATTTTTAAGAATAGTGATGTAGCAGATGACGGAAAAGTTTTTGAATTTTAA
- a CDS encoding ribonuclease Z — MIINPEGSTVVLIQEKLSTPEFVKQLEEKYDSFKNNHIIVQLSSLKNNEAENISDFLRISKAHKAKKQSFVLVSGELTYNDVPEELSLVPTLQEARDIIAMEDIERDLDL, encoded by the coding sequence ATGATTATTAATCCCGAAGGTTCCACCGTAGTGCTTATTCAGGAGAAATTAAGTACCCCCGAATTTGTAAAGCAATTAGAAGAAAAATACGATTCTTTTAAGAACAACCATATCATTGTTCAACTGTCCAGTCTTAAAAACAATGAGGCCGAAAATATTTCGGATTTTTTAAGGATTTCTAAAGCTCACAAAGCAAAAAAGCAATCGTTTGTACTGGTTTCGGGAGAACTTACTTATAATGATGTGCCGGAAGAACTGAGCCTGGTCCCTACATTGCAGGAAGCCCGTGATATTATTGCTATGGAAGATATTGAAAGAGACCTTGATCTTTAA
- a CDS encoding aspartate carbamoyltransferase catalytic subunit, whose protein sequence is MSELSVNHLLGIKYVTNEDIQLIFETADHFKEVINRPIKKVPSLRDITIANLFFENSTRTRLSFELAEKRLSADVINFSAASSSVKKGETLIDTVNNILSMKVDMIVMRHPSAGAGVFLSQNINASIINAGDGAHEHPTQALLDSYSIRERFGEVKGKKVVIVGDILHSRVALSNIFALQLQGAEVKVCGPKTLIPKYIQELGVGVELDLRKALEWCDVANMLRVQNERMEISYFPSKREYIQQYGLHMKLLQSLSKEITVMHPGPINRGVEITSEVADSDQAIILDQVENGVAVRMAVIYLLASKIKQ, encoded by the coding sequence ATGAGTGAACTGAGTGTAAATCATTTACTCGGAATTAAATATGTAACTAACGAAGATATTCAGTTGATCTTTGAAACGGCAGATCACTTTAAAGAAGTGATTAACCGTCCTATAAAAAAAGTTCCTTCGTTACGGGATATTACTATTGCAAATTTATTTTTTGAAAATAGTACCCGTACGCGTTTATCTTTTGAATTGGCCGAAAAACGCTTGTCTGCTGATGTGATTAATTTTTCGGCGGCTTCTTCATCAGTTAAAAAGGGGGAAACTTTGATAGACACGGTAAACAATATCCTTTCTATGAAAGTGGATATGATAGTGATGCGACATCCTAGTGCCGGAGCGGGTGTCTTTTTATCGCAAAATATCAATGCCAGTATTATCAATGCAGGTGATGGGGCGCATGAACATCCTACACAGGCTTTATTAGATTCCTATTCCATCCGGGAACGCTTTGGCGAAGTAAAGGGTAAAAAAGTAGTCATTGTAGGTGATATTTTACATTCTAGGGTCGCACTATCTAATATCTTTGCCTTACAATTACAAGGGGCAGAGGTGAAGGTTTGTGGTCCCAAAACCTTGATCCCTAAATATATTCAGGAATTAGGAGTAGGCGTAGAGTTAGACTTAAGAAAGGCATTAGAATGGTGTGACGTGGCAAATATGTTACGGGTACAGAATGAACGTATGGAAATTAGCTATTTTCCTTCAAAAAGGGAATATATACAGCAATATGGCTTACATATGAAGTTGCTTCAAAGTTTATCCAAAGAAATTACCGTAATGCACCCGGGACCGATTAACCGTGGGGTAGAAATTACCAGTGAAGTGGCGGACTCTGATCAGGCCATTATCTTGGATCAGGTAGAAAACGGGGTAGCGGTTCGTATGGCAGTTATTTATTTATTAGCTTCAAAAATTAAACAGTAA
- the pyrR gene encoding bifunctional pyr operon transcriptional regulator/uracil phosphoribosyltransferase PyrR, translated as MNQKLLLNAHEIEIILHRLACQLIENHTDFKDSILIGIQPRGIFLADRIKSILENEYQIPDLQLGYLDITFYRDDFRRGAKTLEANKTQINFVVEDKKVVFIDDVLYTGRSIRSALTAIQSFGRPSEIELLTLIDRRFSRHLPIQPNYKGRQVDAINNEKVKVHWKENEGEDAIYVLSE; from the coding sequence ATGAATCAAAAGTTATTATTAAATGCTCATGAAATAGAAATTATTCTACATAGGCTTGCTTGTCAATTAATTGAGAATCATACGGATTTTAAGGACTCTATCCTAATCGGAATCCAACCCAGGGGTATTTTTCTGGCAGATCGGATTAAAAGTATTTTAGAGAACGAATACCAGATACCGGACTTGCAATTAGGGTATCTGGACATTACGTTTTATCGGGATGATTTTAGAAGAGGTGCTAAAACCCTGGAAGCTAATAAAACCCAAATTAATTTTGTAGTAGAAGATAAAAAGGTGGTTTTTATTGATGACGTATTGTACACCGGGCGTAGCATACGATCAGCATTGACGGCTATTCAATCTTTTGGAAGACCGAGCGAGATTGAATTATTGACCTTAATCGATCGTAGGTTTAGCAGACATTTACCGATACAGCCTAATTATAAAGGAAGGCAGGTAGATGCTATTAATAATGAAAAGGTGAAGGTGCACTGGAAAGAAAACGAAGGTGAAGATGCTATTTATGTACTATCTGAATAA
- a CDS encoding PEP/pyruvate-binding domain-containing protein, with the protein MKHHTILFFALILTLLLVSQTTFTQELPVIQIQKQIETLKNDRRGPYYRIKWFCKDGSIREPKDPCPDSIGGGIQHASYKKEVEELGKKHHIFFGEILAYTNPKEFWDATNNNSRIKQYQLGRYLNSVDDGWILQKGQYYRGAVQSEDEEEWGIQFYTDLLKNDQILKEQYYFIRQTLKDIPHEGDSNLAQLMRSQSKVLAEELPEFMDARIKIHGNPDQTDIALVQTFIKKNQSKITPALKKQFDELNTTMTAYYEPVDVASLTAIIDKLSNSVGLTTTLKTFTNTLSQKKPSEQIMAIAVALCDIREQITAYKTGKERLLLLDLSNKLEGIALKETQNWNPESVSELLGKIEVLAKLTTGTGLLEEWEWNAVENQLIIADKQKEVSLKELNNFLKSARSIVEWSTSQVKAVYQDVVTTYTSFEPKSYGFIDDRIRSSVALSLGESVSKLGSFIAQKSAVQNEVFSLENQSSIRGLNPGYAQGTLIVVSGSPEKTEVNSENIYVFKQPPSDLKPVAGILTVSEGNLVSHVQLLARNLGIPNAALSDKNLEDLLPYNGSKVFYAVSNKGNVIIKPADQMSAKELQLFTKKERKTDKIEVPVAQIQLDTKEVLDMRKVDASDSGKLCGPKAANLGQLKKMFPDKVVEGLVIPFGIFKAHMDQKMPGTSQSYWEYLTSMFKTADEKRASGTPEEEVEQYQLKSLVTLREAILKMPLLPEFENNLTSQFKTIFKGKIGSVPVFLRSDTNMEDLKEFTGAGLNLTLFNILDTTQILKGIKNVWASPYTERSFKWRQKYLANPENVFPSILIIPSVDVDYSGVLITKGINEGTDNDLTVAFSRGAGGAVDGQSAETRLITKNSQYLLAPARQVDYIRLPKTGGTSKHTTHFDQPILNDSNISAIREVARQIRTILPKETQSDYDGAYDVELGFQSDKLWLFQIRPFVENKNAKTSEYLTSITPIVREQQKINLASKL; encoded by the coding sequence TTGAAACATCATACTATTCTTTTCTTTGCTTTAATACTAACCCTATTACTGGTATCGCAAACTACGTTTACCCAGGAACTACCGGTTATTCAAATTCAAAAACAAATTGAAACTTTAAAAAACGATCGTCGCGGGCCGTATTATCGTATCAAATGGTTTTGTAAAGACGGATCGATTCGGGAACCCAAAGATCCCTGTCCTGACTCTATCGGTGGCGGTATCCAACATGCCAGCTATAAAAAAGAAGTTGAAGAACTGGGCAAAAAACATCATATTTTTTTTGGTGAAATATTAGCCTATACCAATCCTAAAGAATTTTGGGATGCTACAAATAATAATAGCCGAATCAAACAGTATCAGTTGGGGAGATATTTAAATAGTGTTGACGATGGCTGGATATTACAAAAAGGACAATACTACCGGGGAGCCGTACAGTCAGAAGATGAAGAAGAATGGGGAATCCAATTTTATACGGATTTGCTTAAAAACGACCAAATTTTAAAAGAACAGTACTATTTTATTCGCCAAACTTTAAAAGACATTCCGCATGAAGGGGATAGTAACCTGGCGCAACTGATGCGGAGTCAATCCAAGGTTTTAGCCGAAGAATTACCGGAATTTATGGATGCTCGTATTAAAATTCACGGAAATCCTGATCAAACCGATATAGCTTTAGTTCAGACTTTTATAAAAAAAAATCAATCTAAAATTACTCCAGCCTTAAAAAAACAATTTGATGAGTTAAATACAACCATGACCGCTTATTATGAGCCGGTAGATGTAGCAAGCTTAACTGCTATCATTGACAAACTATCAAATTCCGTAGGACTAACTACTACGCTCAAAACATTCACCAACACCCTTAGCCAAAAGAAACCATCCGAACAAATTATGGCTATTGCCGTAGCTTTATGTGATATTCGTGAACAGATTACTGCTTATAAAACCGGAAAAGAAAGGCTTTTACTTCTGGACCTATCTAATAAATTAGAAGGCATTGCCCTGAAAGAAACTCAAAATTGGAACCCGGAAAGCGTATCCGAATTGCTTGGGAAAATTGAAGTACTGGCAAAATTGACTACAGGTACCGGATTGTTAGAAGAATGGGAATGGAATGCAGTAGAGAATCAGCTTATAATTGCGGATAAACAAAAAGAGGTAAGCTTAAAAGAATTGAACAATTTTTTAAAAAGCGCACGTAGTATTGTAGAATGGTCAACCTCACAGGTAAAAGCCGTCTATCAAGATGTAGTCACTACCTATACATCCTTTGAGCCTAAGTCGTATGGGTTTATCGATGACCGGATACGTTCTTCGGTAGCTTTAAGTTTAGGAGAAAGTGTGAGTAAACTTGGATCGTTTATTGCCCAAAAATCCGCAGTCCAAAATGAAGTATTTTCTTTAGAAAATCAAAGTAGCATTCGGGGTTTAAATCCGGGATATGCACAGGGAACTTTAATTGTGGTTTCCGGTTCTCCCGAAAAAACCGAAGTAAACTCAGAAAATATTTACGTTTTTAAACAACCCCCTTCGGATCTAAAACCGGTAGCAGGAATCTTAACCGTTTCCGAAGGTAATTTAGTGTCACACGTTCAGTTATTAGCCCGTAACTTGGGAATACCAAATGCAGCGCTATCTGATAAAAACCTGGAAGATTTACTACCCTATAACGGTTCCAAAGTTTTTTATGCGGTTTCTAATAAGGGCAACGTAATTATCAAGCCTGCTGATCAAATGTCGGCAAAAGAACTTCAATTGTTTACTAAAAAAGAGCGTAAAACAGATAAAATTGAAGTACCTGTAGCTCAAATCCAATTAGATACTAAAGAAGTATTAGATATGCGGAAAGTAGATGCTTCCGATTCCGGTAAGCTTTGCGGACCTAAAGCAGCCAACCTGGGACAATTAAAAAAGATGTTCCCGGACAAAGTAGTTGAAGGTCTGGTGATTCCTTTTGGAATTTTTAAAGCACATATGGATCAAAAAATGCCCGGAACTTCACAATCCTATTGGGAGTATCTAACTAGCATGTTTAAAACCGCTGATGAAAAAAGAGCGAGTGGTACCCCGGAAGAAGAAGTAGAACAATATCAATTAAAAAGCCTGGTAACCCTTAGGGAAGCCATTCTTAAAATGCCACTATTACCGGAATTTGAAAACAATCTTACTTCCCAATTCAAAACCATCTTTAAGGGAAAAATAGGTAGCGTACCAGTCTTTTTACGTAGTGATACGAATATGGAAGACTTAAAAGAATTTACGGGTGCCGGCCTCAACCTTACGTTATTTAATATATTAGATACTACGCAAATCTTAAAAGGCATTAAAAATGTTTGGGCTTCACCCTATACAGAACGTAGTTTTAAATGGCGACAGAAATACCTGGCAAACCCTGAAAATGTATTTCCGTCCATTTTAATTATTCCTAGTGTAGATGTGGATTACTCCGGGGTGTTAATTACCAAAGGCATTAATGAAGGAACGGATAATGATCTTACCGTAGCCTTTAGCCGGGGTGCCGGAGGTGCAGTTGACGGGCAATCTGCAGAAACCCGTTTAATTACCAAAAACTCACAATATTTATTAGCCCCTGCACGGCAAGTAGATTATATCCGATTACCAAAAACCGGGGGAACTTCTAAACATACAACCCATTTTGACCAACCTATTTTAAATGACTCTAATATTTCAGCCATACGCGAAGTTGCCCGACAAATTCGTACAATTTTACCTAAAGAAACCCAATCGGACTACGATGGTGCGTATGATGTGGAATTAGGCTTTCAAAGTGATAAACTATGGCTCTTTCAGATTCGGCCTTTTGTAGAAAATAAAAATGCTAAAACATCCGAATATTTAACCTCCATTACCCCGATTGTGCGGGAACAACAAAAAATTAATTTAGCTTCTAAACTTTAG
- a CDS encoding serine hydrolase, whose translation MRTLFTFIVATAIILSFGFSTYYPIDGYKKTGIARLYQLQKMMEDSVDNRRIPQGAFKNVADITLNLLSRKDDSISLLLQEDATFAKEINRLFPGSGYSATVLDMSNPDSLKYAAYRENSGYQPGSVGKIAVLNALFTQLAKLCPDSWEARTALLKNKRVHARYWGTGDHHTIPIYDIESEKLTRRRVQSGDEFSLYEWADHMVSVSNNGAASVVWREALLMAAFGEQYEKLTEEEAETYFKDTPRDSLTNLANDVVNLPLRELGITHDEWRLGSFFTGAANKYVGDKGGSIGTPVGLMKFLVQLEQGKVVDEKSSLEMKRLLYLTDRRIRYAKSPELDDASVYFKSGSFYKCDRNKDPNCAAYAGNVYNYMNSVIIVEQPDGTKYIVCLMSNVLNKNSAGAHMYLGSKIDKVIRS comes from the coding sequence ATGCGTACCCTGTTTACTTTTATCGTTGCCACTGCCATTATTTTATCTTTTGGTTTTAGTACTTACTATCCTATTGACGGATATAAAAAAACGGGTATTGCCCGGTTGTATCAACTTCAGAAAATGATGGAAGATAGTGTGGATAACCGTAGGATTCCGCAAGGTGCTTTTAAAAATGTGGCAGACATTACTTTAAACCTTCTTTCGCGTAAAGATGATAGCATTTCGTTGTTATTGCAAGAGGATGCGACGTTTGCTAAGGAAATCAATCGTTTGTTTCCCGGAAGTGGTTATTCTGCGACCGTTCTGGATATGTCCAATCCTGATAGTTTAAAGTACGCCGCGTATCGCGAAAATAGTGGGTATCAACCGGGTAGTGTTGGAAAAATAGCAGTGTTAAATGCATTATTTACACAGTTAGCAAAATTATGTCCGGATTCCTGGGAAGCCCGTACCGCCCTGCTTAAAAATAAACGGGTACACGCTCGATACTGGGGCACCGGAGATCATCATACCATCCCAATTTATGATATTGAAAGTGAAAAATTAACCCGCAGAAGGGTGCAATCCGGTGACGAATTTTCATTATACGAATGGGCAGATCATATGGTTTCGGTAAGTAATAATGGGGCTGCTAGTGTAGTTTGGAGAGAAGCCCTGTTGATGGCAGCTTTTGGTGAACAATATGAAAAGTTAACCGAAGAGGAAGCAGAAACCTATTTTAAAGATACCCCAAGGGATTCTTTAACCAATTTAGCCAATGATGTAGTAAACCTACCTTTACGGGAGCTGGGTATTACCCATGACGAATGGCGTTTAGGTAGCTTTTTTACCGGAGCCGCAAATAAATATGTGGGAGATAAAGGTGGAAGTATTGGTACTCCGGTTGGGTTAATGAAATTTCTGGTACAATTGGAACAAGGAAAGGTAGTAGACGAAAAATCAAGCTTAGAAATGAAGCGTTTGTTATATCTCACGGACCGAAGAATTCGATACGCCAAATCCCCTGAACTGGACGATGCTTCCGTATACTTTAAATCCGGTAGCTTTTATAAATGTGATCGTAATAAAGATCCTAATTGTGCGGCTTATGCAGGTAACGTTTATAATTATATGAATTCGGTAATTATTGTAGAGCAACCGGACGGTACTAAATATATTGTTTGTTTAATGAGTAATGTATTAAATAAAAACAGCGCAGGGGCACATATGTATTTAGGTAGCAAAATTGATAAGGTAATACGGTCGTAG